A single Rhinolophus ferrumequinum isolate MPI-CBG mRhiFer1 chromosome 12, mRhiFer1_v1.p, whole genome shotgun sequence DNA region contains:
- the OSTF1 gene encoding osteoclast-stimulating factor 1, producing the protein MSKPPPKPVKPGQVKVFRALYTFEPRTPDELYFEEGDIIYITDMTDTNWWKGTSKGRTGLIPSNYVAEQAESIDNPLHEAAKRGNLSWLRECLDNRVGVNGLDKAGSTALYWACHGGHKDIVEMLFTQPNIELNQQNKLGDTALHAAAWKGYADIVELLLGKGARTDLRNNEKKLALDMATNAACATLLKKKQGTDAVRTLSNAEEYLDEDDSD; encoded by the exons GGCAAGTTAAAGTGTTCAGAGCTCTTTATACATTTGAACCCAGAACT ccagATGAATTGTACTTTGAGGAAGGTGATATTATCTACATTACTGACATG ACTGATACCAATTGGTGGAAAGGCACCTCCAAAGGCAGGACTGGACTAATCCCGAGCAACTATG tggCTGAGCAGGCAGAATCCATTGACAATCCATTGCATGAAGCTGCAAAAAGAG GCAACTTGAGCTGGTTGAGAGAGTGTTTGGACAACCGAGTCGGTGTTAATGGCTTAGACAAAGCTGGAAGCACTGCCTTATATTGGGCTTGTCACGGGGGCCACAAAG atatagTAGAAATGCTATTTACTCAACCAAACATTGAACTGAATCAACAG AACAAGTTGGGAGACACAGCTTTGCATGCTGCTGCCTGGAAGGGTTATGCAGATATTGTCGAGTTGCTTCTGGGAAAAG GTGCTAGGACAGACTTAAGAAACAATGAGAAGAAGCTGGCCCTGGACATGGCTACTAATGCTGCCTGTGCAACTCTCCTGAAAAAGAAACAGGGAACAG atgccGTTCGAACATTAAGCAATGCTGAAGAGTATCTTGATGAAGATGATTCAGATTAA